In Streptomyces sp. HUAS ZL42, the DNA window GTGCCCGTCGACTGGGTGGACGATCCGAACTCCACCGTCCACATCGTGAAGACGGCGACCGACGACCTCAAGGGGGTGTGGCGCGTGGGCAAGGCCCTCGCCTCCGGTTCGCTTCCGCTGGACCGGCTCACCCGCCCGTTCGGCGACGATCCGCGCGACCGTGAGATCGAGGACGTGCCCAAGGGGCTGGCCCGCCAGCTCGTCGGGTTCTGCGTCATCGGCGGTCTGTCGACCCTCTTCTATCTGCTGCTCTACAGCGGCTTCCGGGTCTTCACCGGCTCGCAGGTCGCCAACGCGCTCGCCCTGCTCGTGTCGGCGATCGCCAACACGGCGGCCAACCGGCGCCTGACCTTCGGGGTGCGGGGCAGCGGCGGCGCCGTCAAGCACCAGGCACAGGGCCTGGTCGTCTTCGGCATCGGCCTCGCCCTCACCAGCGGCTCCCTCGCCGCCCTCGGCGCGGCCACCAGCGATCCCGCGCACTCGACCGAACTGGCGGTCCTCATCGCCGCCAACCTCGCGGCGACGGTTCTGCGGTTCCTCCTCTTCCGCGCCTGGGTCTTCTCGGACCGCCGGGAGAGCACCTCGACGGTGGTCGCCTCGCACACCCCGTCCTCGCCGGCCTACACCACGGCGGGAGCACCGCAGCAGCCCGGCGGCCCGTACGCGCCGCTGCCGCAGCGCCCGGTGGCGCAGCACGCGCCCCACTACTCGTACGACACCACCCGGTTCCGCGCCGGTGAAGCCGCGGACGGCACCTGGCGGGACGCCACCATGCGGCTCCAGCCGGTGCGCCCCTACGACACCGACACGGGGGATTCCCGATGACAACCCACTACGACCGGACGACCGTTCAGGCCGACGCGGCCAGTACGACGAATACGGCACCCATCTCCTGGGGCCCGCCCCCGACAGCACCGCCGCAGGAACCGGCCGTGCCGGCGCCGGAGTCCGGCGAGCCCCAGCAGCCCTTCGTACGGAGACTGTGGCGCGGCCGCCCCGAGGACCCTCGCTGGGTGCGCCCCGGGTTCCTCCTCACGCTGCTGGTGATCGGCGGCCTCTACACCTGGAACCTCACGGCTTCCGGTTACGCCAACTCCTTCTACTCGGCGGCCGTCCAGGCGGGCAGCCAGTCCTGGAAGGCATTCTTCTTCGGCTCCCTCGACGCGGCCAACGCCATCACCGTCGACAAGCCCCCGGCCTCACTGTGGCCGATGGCCCTCTCGGTTCGGCTCTTCGGTCTGAACTCCTTCGCGATCCTGTTCCCGCAGGTGCTGATGGCGGTCGCCACGGCTGCCGTGCTCTACGCGTCCGTCCGCCGACGGTTCAGTGCGGCGGCCGGGTTCATCACCATGGCGGTGTTCGCGCTCACGCCCGTCGCCGCGCTGATGTTCCGCTTCAACAACCCGGACGCGGCCCTCGCGCTGCTGATGGCTGCCTCGGTCTACTGCACTCAGCGCGCCATGGAGAGGGCGCAGACGAAGTGGCTGATGTGGGCCGGCGTCGCGATCGGCCTCGCCTTCCTGGTCAAGACCCTGCAGGCCTTCCTGATCCTGCCGGTCCTCGCCCTCGTCTACGTCGTCTTCGCGCCGGCGAGCTGGAAGAAGCGCGTCGGCCAGGTGCTGCTCGCCGGGCTCGCGATGGTCGTCGCGGGCGGCTGGTGGGTCGCGATCGTCGAGCTGTGGCCGGCGTCCTCCCGTCCCTACATCGGCGGCTCGCAGAACAACTCCTTCCTGGAGCTGACCTTCGGCTACAACGGCCTCGGCCGCATCAACGGTGAGGAGACCGGCAGTGTCGGCGGCGGTGGCGGCAACGGCGGCGGCAACTGGGGCGAGACCGGCTGGGACCGGATGTTCAGCTCCAACATCGGCGGCCAGATCTCCTGGCTGATCCCGGCCGCGCTGATCCTGCTGGCGGCCGCCGTCTGGGCCACCCTCCCCCACTCTCGGCTTCGCTCGAGCGGGGGGACCCCCATGGCGAAGCGCACCGACAGCACCCGAGCGGACTTCCTCCTCTGGGGCGGCTCGCTGCTGATCACCATGGTGGTCTTCAGCTTCATGCAGGGCATCTTCCACGAGTACTACACCGTGGCCCTCGCCCCCTACATCGCGCCGCTGATCGGCATGGGCTCGGCGCTGCTCTGGAAGGAGCGGGACAAGGTCTGGGCGTCGCTGACGCTGGCGGGCGCCATGACGGCCACCGCGGTGTGGGGTTACGTCCTCCTCAACCGCTCCTCGGACTACCTGCCGTGGCTGAAGTGGCTCGTGCTGGTCGGCGGTCTGGTCGCCGCGCTCGGCCTGGTCTTCGTGAACAGGCTGGGTCGCCAACTGGCCATGGGCGTCGTCGGGTTGAGCTTCGTCGCCGCGCTGGCCGGCCCGACGGCGTACACGCTCACCACACTGAACGAGGCCCACACCGGCTCGATCGTCACCGCCGGTCCCGCCGTCGCGGGCGGTCGCGGTGGCCCTGGCGGCGGTGGCGGCCCCGGTGGGGGCGGCTTCCCGGGTGGTGCCCAGAACCAGCAGGGTCAGAACCAGCAGGGTCAGAACCAGCAGGGTCAGAACCAGCAGGGCAACGGCAACGGCTTCCCCGGTGGCGGTATGCCGGGCCGGCAGGGCCAGAACCAGCAGAACGGCAACGGCAGCACCCAGGGTCAGGGCCAGAACCAGCAGGGCGGCCCCGGCGGGGGAGGTTCGGCCCTCGGCGACGGTGGCGGCACGGGCGGTGGCGGTGGCGTCGGCGGCCTGCTCAACGGGGCCAACGTCTCCTCCGAGGCCAAGAACTTGCTGGAGACCGACGCCGACGACTACACCTGGGCCGCGGCGGCCATCGGCGCGCAGAACGCCGCGAGCTACCAGCTGTCCACCGGCCAGCCGGTGATGGCGATCGGCGGCTTCAACGGCACCGACCCGTCGCCGACGCTGGCCGAGTTCCAGAAGTACGTGGCGGACGGAAAGATCCACTACTTCATCTCCAGTGGCACCGGCGGTGGCATGGGCGGCAGCAGCAACGGCACGTCCTCGCAGATCACCGCGTGGGTCGAGGCCAACTTCAAGCAGGTCACGGTCGGTACGGCCACCTTCTACGACCTCACGCAGAAGGCGAGCAGCAGCAGCTGACGGTCGGCTGAGAAGAGCCGAGAAGAGCCGAGAAGAGCCGAGGAGAGAAGGGCGGTGACCACAGTCACCGCCCTTCTTCGTGTCTCCGCATCACCGTTGTACGCCGTATAAGAACTGTTCTACGGTGTACGGCATGACGACCTCCCAGGGCCATCCCCAGCGCTGGCTCATCCTCGGTGTCATCTGTCTCGCGCAGCTGACCGTGCTGCTCGACAACACCGTCCTGAACGTGGCGATCCCCTCGCTCACCCGCGAACTGGGCGCGGCCACCTCCGACATCCAGTGGATGATCAACGCGTACTCCCTGGTCCAGTCCGGCCTGCTGCTCACCGCGGGCAGCGCCGCCGACCGTTACGGCCGCAAGCGGATGCTGATCGCGGGCCTGGCCCTGTTCGGCGCGGGGTCGCTGGTCGCCGGACTCGCCGACTCGACGGGCCGGTTGATCGCGGCGCGAGCCGGCATGGGCGTCGGCGGCGCGCTGCTGCTGACCACCACCCTCGCCGTGGCGATGCAGATCTTCGCGTCCGAGGAGCAGCCCAGGGCGATCGGCATCTGGAGCGCGGTGAACGCACTGGGCTTCGCCGCGGGCCCGCTGATCGGCGGTTTCATGCTGAACCACTTCTGGTGGGGCGCGATCTTCCTGATCAACCTGCCGGTCGCCGCGCTGGGGCTGGCGGCGGTCGTGGTCCTGGTCCCGGAGTCCAGGAACCCCCGCGGAGACCGGCCCGACCTGCTCGGTGCGCTGCTCTCGACGGTCGGTATGGGATCGCTGGTGTACGCGGTCATCTCCGGGCCGGAGCACGGCTGGACGGCGGGGCGGGTACTGGTGCCGGCGGCGGTGGCGGTCGTGGTCCTCGCGGTGTTCGCTTACTGGGAGAGCCGCATCCCGTACCCCATGCTCGACCTGCAGTTCTTCAAGGACCGCCGGTTCACGGGCGCGGTCGCGGGTGCGGTGCTGATCACCTTCGGGATGGGCGGGGCGTTGTTCCTGCTGACGCAGCACCTGCAGTTCGTGCTCGGGTACGGCCCACTGGAGGCGGGGCTGCGTACGGCACCCCTTGCACTGTCGGTGGTGGCGTTGAACTTCTCGGGGCTGTCGGCGAAGTGGACGGCGAAGCTCGGTACGCCCCTGTCGATCCTGCTCGGCATGGGGCTCATGTCGGCCGGCCTCGCGTCGATCGCGACGACCGCCTCCGGCGGTTACGCGGGCACACTGCTGGGGCTGCTCCTCATCGGTGCGGGGTGCGCGGTCGCCAACCCCGCGATGGCGCATGCGATCATGAGTGCGATTCCGCCCGCGAAGGCGGGGGTGGGGGCCGGGATCAACGGGACGTTGGCGGAATTCGGCAACGGGCTCGGTGTGGCTGTGCTCGGGGCGGTGCTCAACTCCCGTTTCGCCGCGTTGATTCCGGTGGCCGCGTCATCTTTGCCGGCGGCGCTGGCTGCTGCGGGGTCGGCAAAGGAGAAGTCACACATCACCGACGCGTTCTCCTCCGGGCTGGAGACCAGTCAGTTGGTGGGGGCGTTGGCCGTGTTGCTCGGGGGGTTGGCCGCGG includes these proteins:
- a CDS encoding glycosyltransferase, whose protein sequence is MRTDSSPGTLPAREHLPAGDAGTPVLDVVIPVYNEEKDLQPCVLRLHDHLKRTFPYAFRITIADNASTDTTPLVASRLEAEIPEVTSFRLEQKGRGRALRTVWSASDAPILAYMDVDLSTDLNALLPLVAPLISGHSDLAIGSRLARSSRVVRGPKRELISRAYNLILRGSLQARFSDAQCGFKAIRRDVAQVLLPLVEDTGWFFDTEMLVVAERAGLRIHEVPVDWVDDPNSTVHIVKTATDDLKGVWRVGKALASGSLPLDRLTRPFGDDPRDREIEDVPKGLARQLVGFCVIGGLSTLFYLLLYSGFRVFTGSQVANALALLVSAIANTAANRRLTFGVRGSGGAVKHQAQGLVVFGIGLALTSGSLAALGAATSDPAHSTELAVLIAANLAATVLRFLLFRAWVFSDRRESTSTVVASHTPSSPAYTTAGAPQQPGGPYAPLPQRPVAQHAPHYSYDTTRFRAGEAADGTWRDATMRLQPVRPYDTDTGDSR
- a CDS encoding ArnT family glycosyltransferase, giving the protein MTTHYDRTTVQADAASTTNTAPISWGPPPTAPPQEPAVPAPESGEPQQPFVRRLWRGRPEDPRWVRPGFLLTLLVIGGLYTWNLTASGYANSFYSAAVQAGSQSWKAFFFGSLDAANAITVDKPPASLWPMALSVRLFGLNSFAILFPQVLMAVATAAVLYASVRRRFSAAAGFITMAVFALTPVAALMFRFNNPDAALALLMAASVYCTQRAMERAQTKWLMWAGVAIGLAFLVKTLQAFLILPVLALVYVVFAPASWKKRVGQVLLAGLAMVVAGGWWVAIVELWPASSRPYIGGSQNNSFLELTFGYNGLGRINGEETGSVGGGGGNGGGNWGETGWDRMFSSNIGGQISWLIPAALILLAAAVWATLPHSRLRSSGGTPMAKRTDSTRADFLLWGGSLLITMVVFSFMQGIFHEYYTVALAPYIAPLIGMGSALLWKERDKVWASLTLAGAMTATAVWGYVLLNRSSDYLPWLKWLVLVGGLVAALGLVFVNRLGRQLAMGVVGLSFVAALAGPTAYTLTTLNEAHTGSIVTAGPAVAGGRGGPGGGGGPGGGGFPGGAQNQQGQNQQGQNQQGQNQQGNGNGFPGGGMPGRQGQNQQNGNGSTQGQGQNQQGGPGGGGSALGDGGGTGGGGGVGGLLNGANVSSEAKNLLETDADDYTWAAAAIGAQNAASYQLSTGQPVMAIGGFNGTDPSPTLAEFQKYVADGKIHYFISSGTGGGMGGSSNGTSSQITAWVEANFKQVTVGTATFYDLTQKASSSS
- a CDS encoding MFS transporter translates to MTTSQGHPQRWLILGVICLAQLTVLLDNTVLNVAIPSLTRELGAATSDIQWMINAYSLVQSGLLLTAGSAADRYGRKRMLIAGLALFGAGSLVAGLADSTGRLIAARAGMGVGGALLLTTTLAVAMQIFASEEQPRAIGIWSAVNALGFAAGPLIGGFMLNHFWWGAIFLINLPVAALGLAAVVVLVPESRNPRGDRPDLLGALLSTVGMGSLVYAVISGPEHGWTAGRVLVPAAVAVVVLAVFAYWESRIPYPMLDLQFFKDRRFTGAVAGAVLITFGMGGALFLLTQHLQFVLGYGPLEAGLRTAPLALSVVALNFSGLSAKWTAKLGTPLSILLGMGLMSAGLASIATTASGGYAGTLLGLLLIGAGCAVANPAMAHAIMSAIPPAKAGVGAGINGTLAEFGNGLGVAVLGAVLNSRFAALIPVAASSLPAALAAAGSAKEKSHITDAFSSGLETSQLVGALAVLLGGLAAAALLRRAERADSEVVVA